Proteins encoded by one window of Halichondria panicea unplaced genomic scaffold, odHalPani1.1 SCAFFOLD_26, whole genome shotgun sequence:
- the LOC135352018 gene encoding uncharacterized protein LOC135352018, whose amino-acid sequence MMSELTTLKRRRGSVKASITRLTSKLTELEGMDFDQSVSSQAQQLLKRLESLDTSFKTHNMAILDAIEESQVEAEQETLDEHDDDVMNISLRLQALTTLNTDTVEARPLPDRTLIGRRLAQLQARLLSVTEEANTLSGDPAEVHLAHTYQEILADLKAELADIRKEAVVIAADSSDDLSTAVCNQDKDIFNLSVKIKKILYNPGYTLESLTTTTPEPHGVRLPRIDIASFDGDLLNWQTFWEQFNISVHSRKNVANAEKLAYLRHSLKDGQAKSVIEGLSQSGDQYAEAIESLKARYDRPRLIHQAHARKIYEAPNLKDGSGKEIRRLHDSVQQHLRALKAMGEEPSGAFITSILELKLDQATMFEWQRASQDSTSVPHYQKLLEFLDLRAQASETCSLTQERRSGRFEHKKPYTNPHKISAHTGNVFESAGNCVTCKVEKHPLYACPKFKSLPHDKMLSTVRSNNLCLNCFRPGHMARNCSSLHRCKQCQKPHHTLLHIETKVSGQTPSATPETPENEHSCTASIVSTNAQTGTSSRTLMMTCQVLIHAPDGSQIKARGLLDSGSTTSFVSQRLVQSLGLPKSSKNLQITGIAGISHNSPLHSISTFHVSPTFSPDERIPVTAVVVPRVTCDMPAQPVGFNSKWNHLSGLELSDSEFGCPGRIDILFGVDVCAYSLLQGRRQGPADSPVAFETIFGWVLAGKTDKLQVLHSQVSTHHVTVTSGDDILRQFWEIEESPKAASNLSPQERTVIRHFNETHTLNKDGRFVVPLPKNPDSKPLGESRMQAVRRFLSLERSLRAKNQFKDFATVMEEYMKLGHAEVVPDTDSRKSSNCVFYLPMHAVHKEHSTTTKIRAVFDASAKSSTGVSLNDTLLVGPTVHPPLIDVLLQFRFHRIALTADVSKMYRAVELTQSDRDLHRFVWRSTPTDNLTDYRMTRVTFGVSASSFAANMSVKQNTLNHATEYPQAARIVETSFYVDDCLSGADSAEEAIILQRQLHNLFTKGGFLLRKWDSNDATVLDSISSELRDSQSSHLLPTDDEYKKTLGIEWNASKDHFRLTVADQPPIETLTKRGLASDVAKTYDVLGWFSPATIKMKILLQKLWEEGLEWDDPVPSSIKDVWCKWRSELSHKYIPRCYFDVASHISSIQLHGFSDASESAYSAVVYLRLTNTSNSNQISLVMSKTKVAPIKRLSIPRLELCGAHLLSQLLSHVKKVFDIPLFSIHAWTDSTVVLNWLDGSPKRFKTYVGNRISAILDLIPPDKWRHVSGLENPADCASRGLYPTELLDYELWWNGPDWLKKSSTEWPKKNMIKPNTPADEEKEISLLVVAESDHLPVIPLERFSNFNQFKRVTCWINRLVYNSKRKRKDRILSSCLTTLELQQAENYWYKFVQLIHFKSEIENLSSNHPLPNSSSLISRNPFLDDNKLLRVGGRQQLSQSSYESKHPLILHGSHKLTRVIIFTEHIRLLHAGPTLLASSLNRRYHIIGGYKVIRSVTRKCVTCRKYSAKPLPQMLGQLPPERITPGSVFDKVGIDYAGPVLIKYGYVRKPTIVKAYICVFVSLSVKAVHLELVTDLTTDAFIACLRRFIARRGLPTLI is encoded by the coding sequence TGTCTCAAGCCAAGCGCAACAGTTACTTAAGAGATTGGAATCACTTGATACTAGCTTCAAGACGCATAACATGGCAATTCTTGACGCTATAGAAGAAAGCCAAGTCGAAGCTGAACAAGAGACACTTGATGAACATGACGACGATGTCATGAATATCTCACTCAGACTACAAGCCCTAACTACTCTTAACACTGACACTGTCGAGGCTAGACCTCTCCCTGATCGTACTCTCATTGGTCGCCGTCTGGCGCAGTTGCAAGCGAGACTCTTGTCAGTCACAGAAGAAGCAAATACACTCTCTGGAGATCCTGCAGAAGTTCACTTAGCCCACACCTACCAAGAAATACTTGCAGACCTCAAGGCAGAACTCGCAGACATCAGGAAGGAAGCAGTAGTCATTGCCGCCGATTCATCTGATGATCTCAGCACGGCTGTTTGTAATCAAGACAAGGACATTTTCAATCTATCAGTAAAGATCAAAAAAATCCTTTACAATCCTGGATACACTTTGGAATCGCTCACCACCACGACACCTGAACCGCATGGAGTTAGACTCCCAAGAATTGACATTGCTTCATTCGACGGCGACCTGCTCAATTGGCAAACTTTCTGGGAGCAGTTTAACATTTCTGTCCACAGTCGCAAGAATGTTGCTAATGCGGAAAAGTTGGCTTATCTCCGACACTCTCTGAAGGACGGCCAAGCCAAATCAGTGATTGAAGGACTCTCTCAATCTGGTGATCAATACGCGGAGGCTATTGAATCTCTCAAGGCACGGTACGACAGGCCACGTTTAATTCACCAAGCTCATGCTCGGAAAATCTACGAAGCTCCAAACCTAAAGGATGGCAGTGGCAAAGAGATCAGACGCCTGCATGACTCTGTACAACAGCACTTGCGTGCTCTCAAGGCAATGGGTGAAGAACCTTCTGGAGCATTTATAACTTCTATACTGGAACTGAAACTGGACCAAGCCACGATGTTTGAATGGCAAAGGGCCAGTCAGGACTCTACCAGTGTTCCACACTATCAAAAACTACTTGAGTTTCTTGATCTTAGAGCACAAGCCTCAGAGACGTGTTCGCTTACTCAAGAAAGGCGTAGCGGACGATTTGAGCACAAGAAACCCTACACCAATCCTCACAAGATTTCAGCTCACACTGGAAACGTTTTTGAATCAGCCGGAAACTGCGTCACTTGTAAAGTCGAGAAGCACCCACTGTATGCCTGCCCGAAGTTCAAGAGCTTACCCCACGACAAGATGTTGTCAACTGTTCGCTCTAACAATCTATGCCTAAACTGTTTTAGGCCCGGACACATGGCCAGGAATTGCTCAAGTCTCCATCGTTGTAAACAATGCCAAAAACCCCATCATACCTTATTACACATTGAAACCAAGGTATCTGGTCAAACTCCTTCTGCAACTCCAGAAACTCCAGAAAACGAACACTCATGCACTGCCAGCATCGTTTCGACCAATGCGCAGACAGGTACAAGTTCAAGGACTCTCATGATGACCTGTCAAGTACTAATTCATGCCCCCGATGGCTCTCAAATCAAGGCTCGTGGTCTACTCGATTCAGGTTCAACAACCTCGTTTGTATCTCAACGATTGGTACAGTCACTTGGGCTACCAAAGTCGTCGAAGAATCTTCAAATCACTGGAATAGCTGGAATCTCTCACAACTCACCGTTGCATTCAATTTCCACATTCCACGTCTCGCCAACGTTTTCACCCGATGAAAGAATACCAGTCACTGCGGTTGTTGTCCCGAGGGTCACTTGTGATATGCCTGCACAGCCTGTGGGTTTCAATTCAAAATGGAATCATTTATCTGGCCTAGAGCTCTCTGACTCGGAATTTGGATGTCCTGGAAGGATCGACATTTTGTTTGGCGTCGATGTCTGTGCATATTCACTATTGCAAGGCCGGCGGCAGGGACCAGCTGACTCGCCAGTAGCATTCGAGACCATCTTCGGCTGGGTGCTTGCTGGCAAAACAGACAAGCTACAAGTCCTCCACAGTCAAGTATCAACCCATCACGTCACTGTCACTTCTGGAGATGACATTTTGAGACAATTCTGGGAAATCGAAGAGAGTCCCAAGGCTGCATCCAATCTATCCCCTCAGGAGCGTACAGTCATACGTCATTTTAATGAGACTCACACTTTAAATAAAGATGGTAGATTTGTTGTGCCTCTCCCCAAGAACCCTGACTCCAAACCCCTTGGAGAATCCAGAATGCAAGCTGTGCGAAGATTCCTTTCTCTTGAACGATCCCTCCGTGCCAAGAACCAATTCAAAGATTTTGCCACAGTCATGGAGGAATACATGAAATTAGGACACGCTGAAGTGGTACCAGACACAGACAGTCGAAAATCAAGCAATTGTGTGTTCTATCTACCAATGCATGCTGTGCACAAAGAACATAGCACCACTACAAAGATTAGGGCCGTTTTTGATGCATCCGCCAAATCTAGTACTGGAGTCTCCCTAAATGATACTTTGTTGGTTGGACCAACTGTACATCCACCGTTGATTGATGTATTACTACAATTTCGCTTCCATAGAATTGCTCTCACGGCCGATGTGAGCAAAATGTACAGAGCGGTCGAGCTAACACAATCTGATCGTGATCTCCACCGATTTGTATGGCGAAGCACACCCACCGACAATTTGACAGACTACAGAATGACAAGAGTCACGTTTGGTGTGTCTGCTTCATCCTTTGCTGCCAACATGTCCGTTAAGCAGAACACTCTCAACCATGCTACAGAATACCCCCAGGCCGCAAGAATTGTTGAAACGTCTTTCTATGTAGACGACTGCCTCTCGGGAGCTGACTCTGCTGAGGAAGCAATTATTCTTCAGCGGCAACTACACAATCTGTTTACCAAGGGAGGATTTCTTCTCAGAAAGTGGGACTCAAATGATGCAACGGTATTGGACAGTATATCTTCTGAGCTCAGGGATAGTCAATCATCACACTTGCTTCCCACTGACGACGAGTACAAGAAGACCCTTGGTATCGAGTGGAATGCAAGTAAAGATCACTTTCGACTAACTGTGGCCGATCAACCTCCAATTGAGACTCTAACCAAACGGGGTCTAGCCTCTGATGTTGCTAAGACATATGACGTGCTCGGGTGGTTTTCTCCTGCTACCATCAAGATGAAGATCTTACTCCAGAAGTTGTGGGAAGAAGGACTCGAATGGGATGATCCAGTTCCTTCAAGTATCAAGGATGTATGGTGCAAGTGGAGATCTGAACTTTCCCACAAGTATATCCCTCGCTGCTACTTTGACGTAGCCTCTCACATCTCATCGATCCAACTTCACGGGTTCTCCGATGCCTCAGAATCCGCATATTCTGCTGTTGTGTACCTGCGTCTAACGAACACATCAAATTCCAATCAAATCTCACTAGTCATGTCTAAAACCAAAGTGGCACCAATCAAGCGTCTGTCGATTCCACGGCTTGAATTGTGTGGTGCACACTTACTCTctcaattgctgagtcatgtGAAGAAGGTGTTTGACATTCCCCTTTTCAGCATACATGCCTGGACAGATAGCACGGTGGTACTAAATTGGCTGGATGGAAGCCCAAAGCGTTTCAAAACATACGTGGGAAACCGAATCTCTGCAATTCTTGACCTGATTCCGCCAGACAAGTGGAGACATGTGAGTGGACTAGAGAATCCAGCCGACTGTGCCTCTAGAGGTCTCTATCCCACTGAGTTACTAGACTACGAGCTCTGGTGGAATGGTCCTGACTGGTTGAAGAAATCTTCCACCGAATGGCCTAAGAAAAATATGATCAAGCCCAATACCCCAGCTGACGAAGAAAAGGAGATTTCATTGCTGGTAGTGGCAGAGTCTGACCACTTGCCAGTAATCCCTTTGGAACGATTCTCAAATTTTAACCAATTCAAACGTGTCACTTGCTGGATCAATCGTCTTGTGTACAATTCCAAAAGGAAAAGGAAAGACAGGATCCTGTCTAGCTGTTTGACCACCCTTGAACTCCAGCAAGCGGAGAATTACTGGTACAAATTCGTTCAATTGATTCACTTCAAATCCGAGATTGAAAACCTGAGCAGCAACCATCCACTGCCCAACTCAAGCTCACTCATCTCTCGAAACCCATTCCTTGATGATAACAAGTTGCTTCGAGTCGGAGGCAGACAGCAACTATCTCAATCGTCTTATGAATCCAAGCACCCTCTGATTCTGCATGGAAGTCACAAGCTGACTCGTGTGATCATATTCACAGAGCATATTCGATTGTTGCACGCTGGTCCAACACTGCTTGCCAGCTCTCTGAACAGACGGTATCATATAATTGGTGGATACAAGGTCATTCGCTCTGTCACAAGGAAATGTGTCACTTGTCGAAAGTATTCAGCCAAGCCCCTACCACAGATGTTGGGACAGCTGCCACCGGAAAGAATCACTCCTGGATCTGTTTTCGACAAAGTAGGCATCGACTATGCCGGTCCAGTGCTGATCAAGTATGGTTATGTCCGGAAACCAACTATCGTAAAGGCATACATTTGTGTTTTTGTATCGCTATCGGTAAAGGCAGTTCACTTGGAATTGGTGACCGATCTGACAACGGACGCGTTCATCGCTTGCCTAAGAAGGTTCATCGCTAGACGTGGTCTACCTACACTCATTTAG